In Ruminococcaceae bacterium BL-4, one DNA window encodes the following:
- the gcdC gene encoding Glutaconyl-CoA decarboxylase subunit gamma — translation MKYVATLNGKKYEIEIEKVESGYQPMSRAAVAAPVAPAAAPAPVAAPAPAAAPAPAAAPVAAGDNNVISPMPGKILDVKCKVGDVVKAGQVLIMLEAMKMENEIVAQADGTVAAIPVHTGDMVDTDATLVVLK, via the coding sequence ATGAAATACGTTGCAACTTTGAATGGTAAGAAATATGAGATTGAAATTGAAAAGGTAGAGAGCGGCTATCAGCCGATGTCTCGTGCTGCTGTTGCCGCGCCTGTCGCTCCTGCTGCAGCGCCTGCTCCTGTTGCTGCTCCAGCTCCTGCTGCTGCTCCAGCCCCTGCCGCTGCTCCTGTTGCTGCTGGCGACAATAATGTTATTTCTCCAATGCCTGGAAAAATTTTGGATGTCAAATGCAAAGTCGGGGATGTCGTTAAGGCTGGCCAGGTTCTTATTATGTTGGAAGCTATGAAGATGGAAAATGAGATCGTTGCTCAAGCGGATGGAACTGTAGCAGCTATTCCGGTACATACAGGTGATATGGTTGATACCGATGCTACGCTAGTCGTGCTGAAGTAA
- the gcdB gene encoding Glutaconyl-CoA decarboxylase subunit beta, translating into MNFITVLGRIFQESGFAAITWQQAVMMIVSFVLMYLAIKKQFEPLLLLPIAFGIFLANLPLANMGAEEGGVISVLYQGIKGDLFPCLIFMGVGAMTDFAPLIANPISLLLGASAQLGVYCAFLLALATGLFTPGQAAAIGIIGGADGPTSIYLANNLAPNLVAPIAVAAYSYMALIPLIQPPIMRALTTQKERAIKMGQLRKVSKVEKMVFPIFVVLFCSLLLPDVAPLLGMLMLGNLFRESGVVERLSDVAQNALCNIVTIFLGLSVGATANGELFLRTQTLAIIAMGLIAFSFSTAGGLLFGKLLCHLTHGKINPLIGSAGVSAVPMAARVSQVEGRKYNPTNFLLMHAMGPNVAGVIGTAMAAGYFLTVFKV; encoded by the coding sequence ATGAATTTTATTACTGTTCTGGGGAGGATATTTCAGGAATCCGGTTTTGCTGCGATTACATGGCAGCAGGCTGTGATGATGATTGTATCCTTTGTCCTGATGTATTTAGCAATTAAAAAGCAGTTTGAGCCGTTGCTTTTGCTTCCAATCGCTTTTGGAATTTTTCTTGCAAACTTGCCTCTTGCGAATATGGGTGCTGAAGAAGGCGGCGTTATCTCGGTATTGTATCAAGGCATTAAAGGAGACTTGTTCCCCTGCCTGATCTTTATGGGAGTCGGTGCAATGACCGATTTTGCTCCTTTGATAGCAAACCCGATCAGCTTATTGCTTGGTGCTTCTGCACAGCTTGGTGTTTACTGCGCATTCCTGCTGGCATTGGCAACCGGCCTCTTTACGCCGGGACAGGCCGCTGCAATCGGCATTATCGGTGGTGCTGATGGCCCGACTTCTATTTATCTTGCAAATAACCTTGCACCGAATCTGGTTGCACCAATCGCTGTTGCAGCATATTCATACATGGCTTTGATTCCGCTGATTCAGCCTCCGATTATGCGTGCACTTACTACTCAAAAAGAGCGTGCCATCAAGATGGGCCAGCTCCGCAAAGTATCTAAAGTCGAAAAAATGGTTTTCCCGATTTTCGTTGTTCTGTTCTGCTCATTGCTCCTGCCGGATGTTGCTCCGCTGCTGGGCATGCTGATGTTGGGCAACCTGTTCCGTGAGAGTGGTGTGGTTGAGCGTCTTTCCGATGTTGCTCAGAATGCTCTGTGCAACATTGTTACGATTTTCCTTGGCCTCTCCGTTGGCGCTACTGCAAACGGAGAACTCTTCCTGCGGACTCAAACTCTGGCAATCATTGCAATGGGTTTGATTGCATTCTCATTCTCCACTGCAGGTGGTCTTCTCTTCGGCAAACTTCTTTGCCATTTGACTCACGGCAAGATCAATCCGCTGATTGGTTCCGCTGGTGTATCTGCAGTTCCTATGGCTGCACGTGTTTCACAGGTAGAAGGCCGCAAATACAATCCGACCAATTTCCTGCTGATGCATGCAATGGGGCCGAACGTGGCTGGCGTTATTGGTACTGCAATGGCTGCCGGGTACTTCCTGACCGTTTTTAAAGTCTGA
- a CDS encoding Leucyl aminopeptidase, with the protein MEDNRIIECVERADYILSNLMAVKPGEEVLIAIDPQTDMRMANAMAAAALKCGAEYNISMMPVRGKDKATIFPKTLESAMEACDVFVGMTTASGAAIYNNRLKELINEKKLREVSICLRNIDNFTRGGALADYEEVYKDGEKLQKIWRGHKKAHITTPAGTDLYMEMNDMEPIIECGIARNPGDAMAWSDGEVSLGPVIGSTHGKLVIDGPICYYGCPTTPVELKIEGGRIVEVLGGDPKICKEIRRQIAEIKDSDNIAEIGLGLNPACLFNGDFEEEKKARGTCHIAMGNGYYYGQPARSTVHIDMVQYNPTVVFDDEVVIVKDGKVVCLDD; encoded by the coding sequence ATGGAAGACAACAGAATTATTGAGTGTGTGGAACGTGCGGACTACATCCTTTCTAACTTAATGGCAGTTAAGCCCGGTGAAGAGGTTTTAATTGCAATTGATCCTCAGACGGATATGCGTATGGCAAATGCGATGGCAGCGGCTGCATTAAAATGTGGTGCAGAATACAACATCAGTATGATGCCGGTTCGTGGCAAAGACAAGGCCACTATTTTTCCAAAGACTTTGGAAAGTGCAATGGAAGCTTGCGATGTTTTTGTTGGTATGACGACGGCCTCCGGTGCAGCAATCTACAATAACCGCTTGAAGGAACTTATCAATGAGAAAAAGCTGCGCGAAGTTTCTATCTGTCTGCGTAACATTGATAACTTTACGCGTGGGGGTGCTTTGGCAGACTATGAAGAAGTTTATAAAGACGGAGAGAAACTGCAGAAAATCTGGAGAGGCCACAAGAAAGCTCATATCACAACCCCTGCTGGCACCGATCTTTATATGGAAATGAACGATATGGAACCCATCATTGAATGTGGAATTGCTAGAAATCCAGGGGATGCAATGGCATGGTCAGACGGCGAAGTTTCCCTTGGACCGGTAATCGGTAGCACACACGGAAAATTGGTTATTGATGGGCCAATTTGCTACTATGGATGCCCGACAACACCAGTTGAGTTAAAAATTGAGGGTGGCCGTATTGTTGAGGTTTTAGGTGGAGATCCCAAAATCTGCAAGGAGATCCGCCGCCAGATTGCAGAGATTAAAGACAGCGACAATATTGCAGAAATTGGTCTGGGACTTAATCCGGCATGCCTTTTTAACGGCGACTTTGAAGAGGAGAAAAAAGCACGTGGTACCTGCCATATTGCAATGGGCAATGGCTATTATTATGGTCAGCCTGCTCGGTCTACGGTCCACATTGATATGGTGCAGTATAATCCGACAGTCGTTTTTGATGATGAAGTTGTTATCGTAAAAGACGGGAAGGTTGTTTGTCTGGATGACTAA
- a CDS encoding Oxaloacetate decarboxylase gamma chain, protein MLIMWTSNTMDAGSAIMVSVMGIAVVFLSLIALAIAIIIVSKIVNSAQKNKKVAPVAPTAPSTSAAPIASSSADDETYAVLMAAVCEEANASPDTIQIKEIKEIK, encoded by the coding sequence ATGTTAATTATGTGGACTTCGAACACAATGGATGCTGGTAGTGCAATAATGGTTTCCGTAATGGGTATAGCTGTGGTCTTTCTGTCTCTGATTGCACTGGCTATCGCAATTATTATTGTGTCAAAAATTGTGAATTCAGCTCAGAAAAACAAGAAAGTAGCACCAGTAGCACCAACAGCACCGTCAACATCAGCAGCACCGATTGCTTCTAGTAGTGCTGATGATGAAACTTATGCAGTCTTGATGGCTGCAGTCTGTGAGGAAGCGAATGCTTCTCCGGATACGATTCAGATCAAGGAGATCAAAGAGATCAAATAA
- the gctB gene encoding Glutaconate CoA-transferase subunit B, whose protein sequence is MADYTNYTNKEIQAVNIAKCIQNDQIVIVGTGLPLIGASLAKRVYAPKCHLIVESGLMDCSPIEVPRSVGDARFMAHCAVQWPNIRFIGFEANEWLHNENRLIAFIGGAQIDPFGNVNSTSIGDYHHPKTRFTGSGGANGIATYCNTIIMMQHEKRRFMQKVDYITSPGWMEGPGGREAHGLPGNRGPQMVVTDRGILKFDKDTKRMYLAGYYPSSSPEEIIENTGFDIDVSKAVKLDAPDPEVIRMIREEIDPGQAFIKVPVEEKA, encoded by the coding sequence ATGGCTGATTACACGAATTATACGAATAAAGAAATTCAGGCTGTAAACATTGCGAAATGCATTCAGAATGATCAGATCGTAATTGTTGGTACTGGCCTTCCGCTGATCGGTGCATCTTTGGCAAAACGCGTTTATGCTCCGAAATGCCACCTGATCGTTGAGAGTGGTTTGATGGATTGCTCTCCAATCGAAGTTCCCCGCAGCGTCGGTGATGCTCGTTTTATGGCACATTGCGCTGTTCAGTGGCCGAATATCCGTTTCATCGGATTTGAAGCAAATGAATGGCTTCATAACGAGAACCGTCTGATTGCATTTATCGGCGGCGCTCAGATCGACCCGTTCGGCAATGTAAACTCCACAAGCATTGGCGATTATCATCATCCGAAGACTCGTTTCACCGGTTCCGGCGGAGCGAACGGCATTGCTACATACTGCAACACAATCATTATGATGCAGCATGAGAAACGCCGCTTTATGCAGAAGGTTGACTACATCACCAGCCCTGGCTGGATGGAAGGCCCTGGCGGACGTGAAGCTCACGGCCTGCCTGGAAACCGTGGCCCGCAGATGGTTGTTACCGACCGCGGCATCCTGAAGTTTGACAAAGATACAAAGAGAATGTATCTTGCTGGTTATTATCCGTCTTCTTCTCCGGAAGAAATTATTGAAAATACTGGCTTTGACATTGATGTTTCTAAGGCTGTCAAGTTGGATGCTCCGGATCCGGAAGTTATCC
- the gctA gene encoding Glutaconate CoA-transferase subunit A — MGKIYSLHDAIAKYVSDGDFIAFGGFTTNRKPFAAVHEILRQGKKDFIVQTGPAGHDVDMLIGEGRVKAFINCYIANSGFTNVCRRFRKAYEQGKLLMEDYSQDVLMLQLHAASLGLPFLPVKLMIGSGLETEWGITKEQRQKIDKLPDDKFVTIENPFKKGDKVLACPVPEIDTAIIHVQYASPDGTCRIIGDEFHDVDIAVAAKKTIVTCEQIISDEQIRRDPTLNSIPGFCVDAVVLAPFGAHPSQCYSLYDYDKAYYKAYDVASKTEEDFKTFVDEWVYGVKDHEEYINKLGASRLAKLKVIPGLGYAVDMTKEG; from the coding sequence GTGGGAAAAATCTATTCTCTGCACGATGCGATTGCTAAGTACGTCAGCGATGGCGACTTTATCGCATTCGGTGGCTTCACAACGAACAGAAAGCCTTTCGCTGCTGTTCACGAAATTTTGCGTCAGGGCAAAAAGGACTTTATTGTCCAGACAGGCCCTGCCGGCCATGATGTCGATATGCTGATCGGCGAGGGTCGTGTAAAGGCATTTATCAACTGCTACATTGCAAACTCTGGTTTTACAAATGTATGCCGCCGCTTCCGTAAAGCGTACGAGCAGGGCAAACTCCTGATGGAGGATTACTCTCAGGATGTTCTGATGCTTCAGTTGCATGCAGCTTCCCTTGGGCTTCCTTTCCTGCCGGTCAAATTGATGATCGGTTCCGGTTTGGAAACCGAGTGGGGCATTACGAAGGAACAGCGCCAGAAGATCGACAAGTTGCCGGATGATAAATTTGTTACCATCGAGAACCCGTTCAAGAAGGGCGACAAAGTTCTGGCTTGCCCGGTTCCGGAAATTGATACTGCAATTATCCATGTGCAGTATGCTTCTCCGGACGGAACCTGCCGTATCATTGGTGACGAATTCCATGATGTTGATATTGCAGTTGCAGCTAAGAAGACCATCGTTACTTGCGAGCAGATCATCAGCGATGAACAGATTCGCCGTGATCCGACCCTCAACTCCATTCCGGGCTTCTGCGTGGATGCTGTTGTATTGGCTCCTTTTGGTGCACATCCGTCTCAGTGCTACAGCCTTTACGATTATGATAAGGCTTATTATAAGGCTTATGATGTCGCCAGCAAGACTGAAGAGGACTTTAAGACATTTGTGGACGAGTGGGTTTACGGTGTTAAAGACCATGAGGAATACATCAACAAACTTGGTGCTTCCCGCCTTGCAAAGCTGAAGGTCATTCCGGGCCTCGGCTATGCTGTAGATATGACGAAGGAGGGTTAA
- a CDS encoding LysR family transcriptional regulator — MMNELRYVYEVYQERSFSKAAKKLYITQPALSAMVKKAEIEIGQPIFDRSTIPLTLTDAGRYYIASAKKILFIQKNMTSYFQDLQHLQTGHLSIGGSSFFCTYILSKQVGRFQKRYPGITIDMVESNVQELKKRVADDTLNLIMETAFFENDHLKKYFCCYEDILLGVPASFEINRGLEKYALSFRDICEKKNEDPAFLAVPLQFFKDLPFLMLKEGNDLYYRGISICKNAGFNPRIAIKLDQILTAFYIACTGAGAVFIRASMPPYLPMTNQLIYYKLSDPLARREVYLAHKQGCYVTNAMAAFLKMSGVKDAQCCQGKKI, encoded by the coding sequence ATGATGAACGAACTCAGATATGTCTATGAAGTATATCAGGAAAGAAGCTTTTCTAAAGCAGCTAAAAAGCTTTATATTACGCAGCCAGCTCTAAGTGCAATGGTAAAAAAAGCTGAAATAGAAATCGGACAGCCGATTTTTGACCGCAGTACCATACCGCTTACTTTAACGGATGCTGGACGTTATTATATTGCATCTGCCAAAAAGATTCTGTTCATTCAAAAAAACATGACTTCATATTTTCAGGACCTCCAGCATTTGCAGACGGGGCATCTTTCTATTGGAGGTTCTTCATTCTTTTGTACCTATATCCTTTCAAAACAGGTTGGCCGCTTTCAAAAACGTTATCCCGGAATTACAATTGACATGGTAGAATCTAACGTGCAGGAACTGAAAAAGCGGGTGGCAGACGATACCTTGAATTTGATTATGGAAACCGCTTTTTTTGAAAATGATCACCTCAAAAAATATTTTTGCTGTTATGAAGATATCCTCTTAGGAGTACCGGCTTCCTTTGAAATTAATCGAGGACTGGAAAAATATGCTTTATCGTTTCGGGATATTTGTGAAAAGAAAAATGAGGATCCTGCTTTTTTGGCCGTTCCTTTGCAATTTTTTAAAGATCTTCCTTTTTTAATGCTGAAAGAAGGAAATGATCTATATTATCGAGGAATTTCTATTTGCAAAAATGCAGGATTTAATCCACGGATTGCCATTAAACTGGATCAGATTTTGACTGCTTTTTACATTGCATGTACCGGAGCAGGAGCAGTTTTTATAAGGGCTTCTATGCCTCCATATCTGCCGATGACAAATCAACTCATTTACTACAAACTCAGTGATCCTTTGGCACGACGTGAAGTTTATCTTGCGCATAAACAAGGGTGCTATGTAACGAATGCCATGGCGGCTTTTCTTAAGATGAGTGGTGTAAAAGATGCACAGTGCTGTCAAGGAAAAAAGATTTGA